The Megalops cyprinoides isolate fMegCyp1 chromosome 10, fMegCyp1.pri, whole genome shotgun sequence genome window below encodes:
- the ceacam1 gene encoding carcinoembryonic antigen-related cell adhesion molecule 1 yields the protein MKLILTFDASTGTLILKNVTLEDSGSYIIQGLSPSLRASATLSVQEPVSDVRVSANDTNLVEFNDTVSLTCSASGSSLSYRWHNGNTDITASERIQLSDNNKTLTISSVLRSDQGPLYCTVSNGISNGTSQPVLLNISYGPSNLKLTPNPSKPVYRAESDLVLRCSADSNPPAYYSWAFQGALINQKGPDLRLDNVQQSQSGNYTCWAHNDVTLRYASVTTWINIIEPISEIGVNASGKQPILNEPFTLSCEVSGPADSILWLKDGSFLPVNNRTTFSVDNSTVTFNPVQLSDDGDYQCEAYNAVSNGTSPKHQVLVNYGPEQPVITGPSLAVTGSTVTFNCTATSRPPSQYSWYFNGTRVAESSVYETGPLTSAGHRTYTCMAFNSVTGRNSTATKELNVISPVSPVTVSPSTSFPTLSSSLTLTCDVTGAANAIHWLKDGQILVPDNRTTFSVDNSTVTFNPVQLSDDGDYQCEAFNAVSNGTSPKYQVLVNYGPEEPVITGPSLAVTGSTVTFNCTATSRPPSQYSWYFNGTRVAESSVYQTGPLTSAGHRTYTCMAFNSVTGRNSTATKELNVISPVSPVTVSPSTPFPTLSSSLTLTCDVTGAANAIHWLKDGQILVPDNRTTFSVDNSTVTFNPVQLSDDGSYQCEAFNAVSNGTSPKYQVLVNYGPEEPVITGPSLAETGSTVTFNCTATSRPPSQYSWYFNGTRVAESSVYETGPLTSASQGTYTCMAFNSVTGRNSSAVKELTVIAPISSVMVIPSSSIPILSFNLTLTCDVSGVFNSIYWMKDGHVFSENENRTFSVDNSSVSFNPVQILDDGIYQCVASNSFSEKTSPGYKLLVSYGPDTPVIQGPHSVKAGFRVTLTCTAFSQPPSHYFWKFNNNTDILSTTNVLTMTASVSSAGHYTCVSRNPLTNVTATATFRLDVTEPSAAPGLLSSRGLSLTALLGLSVPLLTNWLSH from the exons ATGAAACTGAT ACTCACATTCGATGCTTCAACTGGGACGTTGATTCTAAAAAATGTAACGTTGGAAGATTCTGGAAGTTACATCATACAAGGACTGTCCCCATCACTTCGTGCCAGCGCAACTTTGTCTGTTCAAG AGCCAGTTTCCGACGTGAGAGTGAGTGCCAATGACACCAATTTGGTGGAATTCAATGACACCGTCAGTCTGACGTGCTCCGCCTCCGGCTCCTCCCTCTCTTACCGATGGCATAATGgaaacactgacatcacagccagTGAGCGCATTCAGCTGAGTGATAACAACAAGACTCTCACCATATCCAGTGTGTTGAGGTCTGACCAGGGGCctctgtactgcactgtgtcCAACGGCATCAGTAATGGTACAAGCCAGCCCGTCCTCCTCAATATCAGCT ATGGCCCCAGTAATCTTAAACTGACTCCAAACCCATCTAAGCCAGTCTACAGGGCAGAATCAGATTTGGTTCTACGCTGCTCTGCAGATTCAAACCCTCCTGCCTATTATTCCTGGGCATTTCAGGGAGCACTCATTAACCAAAAGGGCCCAGACCTTAGACTGGACAATGTTCAACAGAGTCAGAGTGGGAACTACACCTGCTGGGCCCACAATGATGTAACCCTCAGGTATGCTAGTGTAACTACATGGATAAACATCATAG AGCCAATATCAGAGATAGGTGTAAATGCCTCTGGGAAACAACCGATATTGAACGAACCTTTCACTCTGAGCTGTGAAGTATCAGGACCAGCAGACTCCATTCTGTGGCTGAAGGATGGCTCGTTCCTACCAGTCAATAACAGAACAACCTTCTCTGTGGACAACAGCACAGTCACATTCAACCCAGTGCAGCTCTCTGATGATGGAGACTATCAGTGTGAAGCTTACAATGCAGTGAGCAATGGAACTAGCCCCAAACACCAAGTACTGGTCAACT ATGGACCAGAGCAGCCAGTCATCACTGGACCCTCTTTAGCAGTGACAGGATCAACTGTGACCTTCAACTGCACTGCTACCTCTCGGCCACCCAGTCAGTACAGCTGGTACTTCAATGGCACTCGGGTGGCGGAGAGTTCAGTGTATGAAACAGGCCCACTGACCTCAGCCGGTCACAGGACGTACACCTGTATGGCCTTCAACTCTGTGACTGGCAGGAACAGCACTGCAACAAAGGAGCTCAATGTTATCT CCCCTGTATCCCCAGTCACAGTCAGTCCAAGTACGTCATTCCCAACACTGTCCTCCAGCCTCACTCTgacctgtgatgtcactggtgCTGCTAACGCAATTCACTGGCTGAAAGACGGCCAAATCCTCGTCCCGGACAACAGAACAACCTTCTCTGTGGACAACAGCACAGTCACCTTCAACCCAGTGCAGCTCTCTGATGATGGAGACTATCAGTGTGAGGCTTTCAATGCAGTGAGCAATGGAACTAGCCCAAAATACCAAGTGCTGGTCAACT ATGGACCAGAGGAGCCAGTCATCACTGGACCCTCTTTAGCAGTGACAGGATCAACTGTGACCTTCAACTGCACTGCTACCTCTCGGCCACCCAGTCAGTACAGCTGGTACTTCAATGGCACTCGGGTGGCAGAGAGTTCAGTGTATCAAACTGGCCCACTGACCTCAGCCGGTCACAGGACATACACCTGTATGGCCTTCAACTCTGTGACTGGCAGGAACAGCACTGCAACAAAGGAGCTCAATGTTATCT CCCCTGTATCCCCAGTCACAGTCAGTCCAAGTACGCCATTCCCAACACTGTCCTCCAGCCTCACTCTgacctgtgatgtcactggtgCTGCTAACGCAATTCACTGGCTGAAAGACGGCCAAATCCTCGTCCCGGACAACAGAACAACCTTCTCTGTGGACAACAGCACAGTCACCTTCAACCCAGTGCAGCTCTCTGATGATGGAAGCTATCAGTGTGAAGCTTTCAATGCAGTGAGCAATGGAACTAGCCCAAAATACCAAGTGCTGGTCAACT ATGGACCAGAGGAGCCAGTCATCACTGGACCCTCCTTAGCAGAGACAGGATCAACTGTGACCTTCAATTGCACTGCTACCTCTCGGCCACCCAGTCAGTACAGCTGGTACTTCAACGGCACTCGGGTGGCAGAGAGTTCAGTGTATGAAACTGGCCCACTGACCTCAGCCAGTCAGGGAACGTACACCTGTATGGCTTTCAACTCTGTGACTGGCAggaacagcagtgctgtgaaagaGCTTACTGTCATTG CTCCCATATCTTCAGTGATGGTTATACCAAGCTCATCAATACCGATACTGTCGTTCAACCTAACTCTAACTTGTGATGTCTCTGGTGTCTTCAATTCCATTTATTGGATGAAGGATGGTCATGTCTTCTCTGAGAATGAGAACAGGACCTTCTCTGTGGACAACAGCTCAGTGTCTTTCAATCCAGTCCAGATATTAGATGATGGAATCTATCAGTGTGTTGCTTCAAACTCCTTCAGTGAGAAAACCAGCCCTGGATATAAACTGCTGGTCAGCT ATGGGCCAGACACCCCAGTGATTCAAGGCCCCCACAGCGTGAAGGCAGGCTTCCGAGTCACACTGACCTGCACTGCCTTTTCCCAACCTCCCAGCCATTACTTCTGGAAATTTAACAACAACACAGACATCCTGTCCACTACCAATGTGCTGACCATGACCGCCTCAGTGTCGAGTGCAGGCCATTACACATGTGTGTCCAGGAATCCTCTGACCAACGTCACAGCTACGGCTACCTTTAGGCTAGATGTCACAG AACCCTCTGCTGCCCCTGGGCTGctgtccagcagagggctgAGCCTCACAGCTTTGCTGGGGCTCTCTGTCCCACTACTGACCAACTGGCTGTCCCACTGA
- the LOC118784399 gene encoding carcinoembryonic antigen-related cell adhesion molecule 5-like — protein MTRLEGKVGYFHTYFHTRRCSCIPGTYGLGGVAPVEVKPSANPVQVGDSVTLAISPLTHAQAGRWALGADPILVWFGDSQDVFPSYKGRASLNISTGALLLKSVTVADSGIYVVEGSNPAFSANASLKVLAPVSNVTVTANVTDPVEFNDTVSLTCSASGSSLSFRWHDGSADIRASGRVHLSDDNRILTISGVLRSDKGPLYCIVSNTISNATSKGFSLNISYGPNDVKLTISRSQKDAFKTGSNITMSCSAQSSPPAQFQWAFNGGMLSREGQELRLENIQKNQSGNYTCWAHNTRTLRYSSLTMPITITGNSEVSVEVKPADPARVGDDVTLAISPPQHMHAGIWMIGNTVILVWIGDSQDVFPAHNGRALVNTSTGALTLRSVTVADSGVYTVRGNSPELTANVSLTVLEPVSNVRVTVNVTDPVEFNDTVSLTCSASGSSLSFRWHNSSSDIITSEHIKLSNGNRSLTISSVLRSDKGPLYCVASNGISNGTSQPVLLKISYGPDEMTFTINGTQNGSFHTGSNITMSCSAQSSPPAQFQWAFNGRMLSREGQELRLENIQENQSGNYTCWAHNTRTLRYSSGKLSLDVMLKSVNPGLWSALR, from the exons ATGACCCGCCTCGAAGGCAAAGTAGGCTACTTCCATACATACTTCCATACACGACGCTGCAGCTGCATCCCCGGTACCTacg GCCTCGGTGGTGTGGCTCCTGTTGAGGTGAAGCCCTCAGCGAACCCTGTCCAAGTTGGAGACAGTGTGACCCTGGCCATCTCTCCCCTGACACACGCGCAGGCTGGGAGATGGGCATTGGGTGCCGATCCAATTCTAGTGTGGTTCGGGGACAGTCAGGATGTGTTCCCCAGTTACAAAGGCCGTGCCTCACTCAACATCAGTACTGGGGCTCTACTGCTGAAGTCAGTGACTGTCGCCGACTCTGGCATCTACGTTGTCGAAGGCAGCAACCCTGCGTTTTCAGCTAATGCCAGCTTGAAAGTTCTCG CGCCAGTCTCCAATGTGACAGTAACAGCCAATGTAACAGACCCTGTGGAGTTCAACGACACCGTCAGTCTGACATGCTCTGCCTCTGgatcctccctctctttccgaTGGCATGATGGCAGCGCTGACATCAGAGCCAGCGGGCGTGTTCATCTGAGTGATGACAACCGAATTCTAACCATATCTGGCGTACTGAGGTCTGACAAGGGCCCACTGTACTGCATCGTGTCTAATACCATAAGTAACGCCACCAGTAAAGGTTTCTCCCTAAATATCAGCT ATGGTCCAAACGACGTCAAACTTACAATTAGCAGATCACAGAAGGATGCTTTTAAGACTGGATCAAACATCACGATGTCCTGCTCAGCTCAGTCCAGCCCTCCTGCACAGTTTCAGTGGGCTTTCAATGGAGGGATGTTGAGCAGAGAGGGTCAGGAACTCAGGCTGGAGAACATTCAGAAGAATCAGAGCGGCAATTATACTTGCTGGGCCCACAACACCAGAACCCTGCGCTACAGCAGTTTGACAATGCCAATCACCATTACAg GTAACTCTGAGGTGTCTGTGGAGGTGAAGCCCGCCGACCCTGCCCGTGTTGGGGACGATGTGACTCTGGCCATTTCTCCCCCGCAACacatgcatgctgggatatggATGATCGGCAACACAGTGATTCTAGTGTGGATCGGGGACAGCCAAGACGTGTTCCCGGCCCACAACGGTCGAGCCTTAGTCAACACCAGCACTGGGGCTCTGACGCTGAGATCGGTGACTGTTGCTGACTCTGGCGTTTACACTGTCCGAGGCAACAGCCCTGAACTTACTGCTAATGTCAGCTTGACAGTTCTCG AGCCGGTCTCTAATGTGAGAGTGACAGTCAACGTGACAGACCCAGTGGAATTCAACGACACTGTCAGCCTGACCTGCTCTGCCTctggctcctccctctctttccgaTGGCATAATAGCAGCTCTGACATCATAACCAGCGAACACATTAAGCTGAGCAATGGCAACCGCTCTCTCACCATATCTAGTGTGTTGAGGTCTGACAAGGGGCCTCTGTACTGCGTTGCATCCAATGGCATCAGTAATGGCACCAGCCAGCCCGTCCTCCTCAAGATTAGCT ATGGCCCAGatgaaatgacatttacaaTCAACGGAACACAGAACGGCTCCTTTCACACTGGATCAAACATCACGATGTCCTGCTCGGCTCAGTCCAGCCCTCCTGCACAGTTTCAGTGGGCTTTCAATGGAAGGATGTTGAGCAGAGAGGGTCAGGAACTCAGGCTGGAGAACATTCAGGAGAATCAGAGCGGCAACTATACCTGTTGGGCCCACAACACCAGAACCCTGCGTTACAGCA GTGGGAAACTTTCACTTGATGTCATGTTGAAGAGTGTCAACCCTGGCCTGTGGTCAGCCCTCAGATGA